The genomic stretch tttagttttagtatgcatgatatgcaaagcaaaggtTATTTGCAAgaatcaacacacaacttttatcttttagtgaagttggataagtcaagcacattaagttcatttctcagcatacaaaacctagcttcatctaggggttttgtgaagatatccgccaattgattttccgttcccacattctctagggatatgtcacctttagcaacatgatccctaaggaagtggtgacggatgtcaatatgttttgtgcgggtgtgttgaaccgggttgtttgcaagttttacggcactttcgttgtcacacaacaaaggtactttgtctagtactactccatagtctagcaaagtttgtttcatgtagagtatttgtgcacaacaagcaccggcggctatgtattccgcctcggccgttgacaaagcaacactattttgtttctttgacatccaagagacaagtgatctacctaggaaatggcaccctccggatgtgctttttctatcaatccggcacccggcataatccgaatcggaatagcctacaagttggaatcttgcacctttgggataccacaaacctaggcaaggtgtgtattttagatacctaagaattctcttgactgcaatcaagtgagattccataggcattgcttgatatcttgcacacatacacacactaaacattatgtcgggcctagatgcggtgaggtagagcagacttcctatcatggagcgatagagagtcttgtcaatagggttacctccctcatccaagtcgagatgcccatttgatgccatgggagtcttgattggcttgcaatccatcatcttgaacctcttgagaagatcttgagtgtacttctcttgagagatgaagaccccttccttcatttgtttgacttgaaatcctaggaagaaggatagctcgccaatcatggacatctcaaactccttggacatcaaatcaccaaattccttgcaaaaatcttcattagtagagccaaaaataatatcatcaacataaacttggcaaatgaagatttccccattcattttcttggtgaagagtgttgtgtcaactttcccaatcttgaagcccttctcaatgaggaagtccctaagcctctcataccaagctctaggaacttgcttgagaccatagaatgccttggacaaccggtagacatgcttggggtacctagggtcttcaaaaccggagggttgctcaacatagacaagctcattaatataaccatttaaaaaggcacttttcacatccatttgaaataatttgatatcatgacttgatgcatatgcaagtaggatacggattgcttcaagtcttgccaccggtgcaaacgtttcaccgaagtcaagaccttccacttgtgaaaagccttttgccacaagtcttgccttgttgcgcaccactttgccttgatcatccttcttgttccggaagacccactttgtcccaatcactcttgcatctttgggtcgctcttcaagtgtccatacttggttgcgggagaagttgttcaactcctcttgcatggccatgatccaatccgcatcacgaagagcttcctctatagtctttggttcatcttcaagagacacaaaagcgtgatgttcaataaataaagcatgtctagaacgagtagttacaccacgtgatggactcccgatgatgagatcttgagtgatcttggaggagatgtgatgttcttcttggtgccacttgaggggttggttggggagcatcaacatcttgtgcttgtgccaccgcttgctcatgagtgacttgggtgtcttcatgagcatctctcacatccttgtcttcatcttgtggaccttgtgaggtggatggtggctcaatgacttgcacatcatcatcatcttctttaggcttgatgtctcccaccggcatgttcttcatagcatccctcaatggttcaccacctacatcatcaagattatcacttgctccttgggagccattagtttcatcaaattcaacatcaaatgtttcttcaaccatgtttgtggcatggttaaagaccctatatgctttggactttgatgaatagccaaccaagtagccaatgtcacatcttctttggaactttcccaagtgttggcgcttcttgtagatgtagcacttgcacccaaacactctaaagaatgagacatcgggcttcttcccattgagcaactcatatggtgtcttctctaggaacttatgtggaaagagccggtttgaagcatagcatgccgtgttgattgcctcggcccacatcttctccgaagtgttgtactcatctagcattgttcttgccaaggtgatcaatgtccggttctttctttctacaaccccattttgttgtggtgtgtatgttgaggagaactcatgcttgattcccacttcatcacaatattcttcaatgttggtgttgtcaaactctttgccattgtcacttctaattttcttgatcttcatatcaaattgattttgggcattctttgcaaatttcttgaatattgatgcaacttcggccttgtcttgcaagaagaatgtccaagtgtaccaggagaaatcatcaactatgaccaaacaatatttgttgcctccaagactagcatatgtggttggtctaaataaatccatgtgaagtagctcaagcactcttgaagtagagagataggctttggttggatgagtgtttgcaacttgtttgcccgcttgacatgcactacaaagcttgtacttttcaaatgtcacatccttcaagcctctaatcaattctttcttcatcaacttcttgagtgtgcccattccaacatgtgctaaccttctatgccacaaccacccaagagaggtcttggtgaataagcaagtcttgacattaacttcattggatgagaagtcaaccacatataagttgttgtgctggaagcctctGAAAattacttcattgtcatcttccttggtcacaattacttccttcttcttgaatagacattcaaatccaagatcacataattgtccaaccgagagcaaattgaaactcaaagattgcacatagagcacatttgtgatggagttgtcatttgatatagcaacctttcctagtcccttgactttcccttttgaattgtcaccaaatgtgatcttctcttggttgtcaacatcttcatcaagagaggtgaacatccggggatctccggtcatatgttgagtgcaaccactatcaattacccaatgtgatccaccggtcttgtagttcacctacacacaagagatcaagcttgagatttagggacccacatttgcttagggcccttgaccttctctactagttgctttggcacccaaatcttctttggcctttgcttgtttggtggccccatgaagctaaccttgaccttgccacacttgtcttttcttacaatgtaatgagcattgaaggcaaatggtcttgcatgcttgggcaagggtggtggtagtggtgccttacactcatgagcaaagtgtccttcttgaccacactcaaaacatctttttggctttggcttgcttgcctGATCATGAGTGActagagacttgatgagctttgtttgatgagacttatagccaatcccactcttgtccatcttcatgacggtgttcatgaaaagctcactttgaaggtccttcccttttgtgaactttgctaatcccatggttaggtgttccttctctttcttgagcttgttgttctcttgatttagcttcttgatgattgggtcattgttgctagctaactcatccaagatgaatgtctcatcttcttcttgcttgtcatacatcaaaccaagcttgagatattgattttcttctttgagtaacttgttctcatatgcaagtttcttgtcttgatcaagtgactcaatcacaatggtgtTGTGCTTGGAttggtcttgcaactctttcttgagcatgacaattacatccttgagcttgatagtgtcctcataactctcggccactaccactttcttgcccttgcaatcaacacatttgcttgtgctctccacaagtaagtcatcacaagatgtggctacatcaagcttagcaacattgttagtagcaacatgtgtttcatcaattgcaagttcataagcaatctcaaggttgtcatagtttgcttttagagttgttagttcttctttcatagctctatatctagtgataagctcatcatgaacactctcaagtttatcatgtttttctttaagctcttttagagagagtttgagctccttgagcttagtggtcaagatctcattttgttctctaagctcatcactagagttaagctttgctagaagtgtatcattttcaagttcaagcttttcattttcacttctagtctttcttatgacttttgtgtatttgtttagcaattttacaagttcatcataagaaggtgattcatattcactatcactttcactactctcatcctcactttgtaccttccggtcacctttggccataaggcataggtgtgtagaggatgtagatggtggtgaagatgatggtgatggagcatcgatggcgatagcggcaaccttctcatcatcactttcattgccggaggagtcaccacttgagctttcaatgtcggtgagccaatcaccaacaatataagccttgccatttttcttcttgtagtgctccttcttcttgccacctttcttcttgtattgcttcttgtcatttttctcatcatcacttgagtcatcttgctctttgttcttcttcttgtacttgtccttcttgggctttggacattgatgagcaagatgaccaagctcaccacaattgtagcaatccatctcggagatgggcttcctcttgctacttgtgaagaacttcttcttcttggagtcaaagttgactccattcttgttgagcttcttcaacatcttggtggttcttctcaccaagagggcaatagatgcatcatcatcacttgaagttgatgactcaacttcaaccttcttggctttgcccttatgagaagctttgagagccaagttcttcttttctttcttggccgatgaggagctatcttgagggttcatgtgcatgtacatctcatgagcattgatcttccccaatatggtggttggtgtagcagtggaaagatcgccttgatgaagcacgattactatgtgcccatatttctcaatagggagcacacatagtatcttccttgctacatccgccgtact from Sorghum bicolor cultivar BTx623 chromosome 3, Sorghum_bicolor_NCBIv3, whole genome shotgun sequence encodes the following:
- the LOC110433860 gene encoding uncharacterized protein LOC110433860, with the translated sequence KSAFLNGYINELVYVEQPSGFEDPRYPKHVYRLSKAFYGLKQVPRAWYERLRDFLIEKGFKIGKVDTTLFTKKMNGEIFICQVYVDDIIFGSTNEDFCKEFGDLMSKEFEMSMIGELSFFLGFQVKQMKEGVFISQEKYTQDLLKRFKMMDCKPIKTPMASNGHLDLDEGGNPIDKTLYRSMIGSLLYLTASRPDIMFSVCMCARYQAMPMESHLIAVKRILRYLKYTPCLGLWYPKGARFQLVGYSDSDYAGCRIDRKSTSGGCHFLGRSLVSWMSKKQNSVALSTAEAEYIAAGACCAQILYMKQTLLDYGVVLDKVPLLCDNESAVKLANNPVQHTRTKHID